A genomic window from Lineus longissimus chromosome 17, tnLinLong1.2, whole genome shotgun sequence includes:
- the LOC135501068 gene encoding carboxyl-terminal PDZ ligand of neuronal nitric oxide synthase protein-like isoform X2, with protein sequence MPSKKQYDLVSDDGYDSRIPLHNEEAFQHGISFQSKYIGTLDVPRPSSRVEIVAAMRRIRYEFKAKAIKKKKVLITISTEGAKVTLRKKKKLRDWTIFSQTSAPDIDHDKNQWPWDENRLMVMHHAIYRIFYVSHDSQDLKIFSYIARDGTTNVFKCNVFKAYKKSTAMRIVRTIGQAFEVCHKLSMQYAPKAEPEGEENHQEEQERRGSKISPDSNYESEPAGGDDASTNPAEEAFKQAQAMLSQATQGMKSPPPRVPLGVESLIAMVQSTPKPEYKTFTMEAYCHPNIRPETPIENDYDYDTRYEPVGGTISSPLGSPHLVGDIMPTNTTAPLSTHHQMQLLRQQLEQQQQQTQVSIAQVHLLKDQLAAETAARIEAQARTHQLLLQNRELLEHINNLVGRLQDLELKVNGVVPSADMLIKIPPQQEEGATADVVKDGHTTISRVYTNKHRRSKLLIPVLPDPTTPQSGPVIMPEYRDIEASNMTAIPEQTMFENSNIKAETTDSPDSGHKEMSSDSLSLSCNNHQDNGNTIRNQDFGPWHRMSNGHEFILDNNNPFSMAPVPRAAETRRDSPRKDRFKVITPIPQQDASGNRLDLTVTPRLDPPPKFKRERSTSRSPKTTGGNVSDTNYRNSYQSTSSQESQGPFYRCKVPVQRSDSHPGDRGEHERIVRNHSNNTTGSTSSSSSGSTSRTINNLSHSSNKSNQFIMPQTDTLKAKLRISFSDDENGNTSTEDNSIAQEQQRRSGSYLDELSASSS encoded by the exons TACGAGTTCAAAGCCAAAGcgataaagaagaagaaagtgtTAATCACAATATCAACCGAAGGTGCTAAAGTTACATtacgaaaaaagaaaaag CTTCGAGACTGGACGATATTCAGCCAAACATCAGCTCCAGACATAGACCATGAT AAAAACCAGTGGCCATGGGATGAGAACCGGTTGATGGTAATGCACCATGCTATTTATAG AATCTTCTATGTTTCTCACGACTCACAAGATCTGAAGATATTCAGCTACATCGCCAGAGATGGTACCACCAATGTATTCAAGTGCAATGTTTTCAAGGCTTATAAAAAG AGCACTGCCATGCGAATTGTCCGAACTATCGGTCAAGCATTCGAGGTCTGTCATAAGCTTAGTATGCAATACGCCCCAAAGGCAGAGCCTGAAGGAGAGGAGAACCACCAAGAGGAACAGGAAAGGAGAGGCA GCAAAATCTCACCAGATAGTAACTATGAGTCCGAACCAGCTGGGGGCGATGATGCCTCAACCAACCCAGCCGAGGAAGCATTCAAACAGGCCCAGGCGATGCTTTCTCAGGCAACGCAGGGGATGAAATCTCCACCG CCCAGAGTCCCCCTCGGAGTTGAGAGTTTAATAGCTATGGTGCAGAGTACCCCTAAACCAGAATACAAGACATTTACCATG GAAGCGTACTGTCATCCTAACATTCGCCCCGAGACCCCTATTGAGAATGATTATGATTACGACACACGTTATGAG CCTGTAGGCGGCACCATCAGTTCACCACTGGGCTCGCCGCACCTGGTCGGAGACATCATGCCAACTAACACCACAGCGCCTCTCAGTACGCACCACCAGATGCAGTTGCTACGGCAACAGTTggaacaacaacagcagcagaCGCAGGTGTCGATAGCGCAGGTCCATCTTTTGAAGGATCAGCTGGCTGCGGAGACTGCGGCAAGAATTGAGGCACAG GCTCGGACACATCAGTTACTACTCCAGAACCGAGAACTTCTTGAGCACATCAACAACCTCGTGGGCCGATTACAAGATCTTGAACTCAAGGTCAATGGCGTTGTACCTTCTGCTGATATGCTTATCAAGATACCCCCACAG CAGGAGGAAGGTGCGACAGCCGATGTTGTCAAAGATGGACACACCACGATTTCGCGTGTTTATACAAATAAACACCGACGTTCCAAACTGCTG ATACCAGTCCTTCCTGATCCAACCACGCCCCAGTCCGGGCCCGTCATCATGCCAGAGTACCGCGACATCGAAGCCTCGAATATGACTGCCATACCTGAACAGACCATGTTCGAGAACTCAAACATCAAAGCTGAAACTACGGACTCTCCCGACAGTGGTCACAAGGAAATGTCGTCTGATAGTTTGTCGCTTAGCTGTAATAATCACCAAGACAACGGAAATACGATAAGGAATCAAGATTTCGGTCCATGGCATCGGATGTCCAACGGACACGAATTCATACTCGATAATAATAATCCATTCTCGATGGCACCTGTTCCACGGGCGGCAGAAACCCGCCGAGATTCCCCGCGGAAGGATCGGTTCAAGGTTATAACACCGATACCACAGCAAGATGCGAGTGGTAACCGTTTGGACTTGACTGTTACGCCAAGATTGGATCCGCCGCCCAAATTTAAACGCGAGCGCAGTACATCACGATCACCAAAAACGACTGGTGGCAATGTTTCTGATACGAACTACCGTAATTCATACCAATCGACAAGCAGCCAGGAAAGTCAAGGTCCATTTTACCGTTGTAAAGTGCCGGTCCAGAGATCGGACTCGCATCCTGGTGATCGTGGTGAACATGAGAGAATTGTCCGTAACCATAGCAATAATACCACTGGCAGTACGTCATCTTCAAGCTCCGGTAGCACGTCTCGTACGATAAACAATCTCAGCCATAGCTCGAATAAAAGTAACCAGTTCATCATGCCGCAGACAGACACTTTAAAAGCGAAATTACGCATCAGTTTTTCAGATGATGAAAATGGCAATACGAGTACGGAAGATAACAGTATCGCTCAGGAGCAGCAGCGAAGATCTGGGTCGTATCTCGATGAGTTATCAGCTTCTAGCAGCTAA
- the LOC135501068 gene encoding capon-like protein isoform X1: protein MPSKKQYDLVSDDGYDSRIPLHNEEAFQHGISFQSKYIGTLDVPRPSSRVEIVAAMRRIRYEFKAKAIKKKKVLITISTEGAKVTLRKKKKLRDWTIFSQTSAPDIDHDKNQWPWDENRLMVMHHAIYRIFYVSHDSQDLKIFSYIARDGTTNVFKCNVFKAYKKSTAMRIVRTIGQAFEVCHKLSMQYAPKAEPEGEENHQEEQERRGSKISPDSNYESEPAGGDDASTNPAEEAFKQAQAMLSQATQGMKSPPPRVPLGVESLIAMVQSTPKPEYKTFTMEAYCHPNIRPETPIENDYDYDTRYEPVGGTISSPLGSPHLVGDIMPTNTTAPLSTHHQMQLLRQQLEQQQQQTQVSIAQVHLLKDQLAAETAARIEAQARTHQLLLQNRELLEHINNLVGRLQDLELKVNGVVPSADMLIKIPPQQEEGATADVVKDGHTTISRVYTNKHRRSKLLPYLEELKEVLQRLRQIPVLPDPTTPQSGPVIMPEYRDIEASNMTAIPEQTMFENSNIKAETTDSPDSGHKEMSSDSLSLSCNNHQDNGNTIRNQDFGPWHRMSNGHEFILDNNNPFSMAPVPRAAETRRDSPRKDRFKVITPIPQQDASGNRLDLTVTPRLDPPPKFKRERSTSRSPKTTGGNVSDTNYRNSYQSTSSQESQGPFYRCKVPVQRSDSHPGDRGEHERIVRNHSNNTTGSTSSSSSGSTSRTINNLSHSSNKSNQFIMPQTDTLKAKLRISFSDDENGNTSTEDNSIAQEQQRRSGSYLDELSASSS, encoded by the exons TACGAGTTCAAAGCCAAAGcgataaagaagaagaaagtgtTAATCACAATATCAACCGAAGGTGCTAAAGTTACATtacgaaaaaagaaaaag CTTCGAGACTGGACGATATTCAGCCAAACATCAGCTCCAGACATAGACCATGAT AAAAACCAGTGGCCATGGGATGAGAACCGGTTGATGGTAATGCACCATGCTATTTATAG AATCTTCTATGTTTCTCACGACTCACAAGATCTGAAGATATTCAGCTACATCGCCAGAGATGGTACCACCAATGTATTCAAGTGCAATGTTTTCAAGGCTTATAAAAAG AGCACTGCCATGCGAATTGTCCGAACTATCGGTCAAGCATTCGAGGTCTGTCATAAGCTTAGTATGCAATACGCCCCAAAGGCAGAGCCTGAAGGAGAGGAGAACCACCAAGAGGAACAGGAAAGGAGAGGCA GCAAAATCTCACCAGATAGTAACTATGAGTCCGAACCAGCTGGGGGCGATGATGCCTCAACCAACCCAGCCGAGGAAGCATTCAAACAGGCCCAGGCGATGCTTTCTCAGGCAACGCAGGGGATGAAATCTCCACCG CCCAGAGTCCCCCTCGGAGTTGAGAGTTTAATAGCTATGGTGCAGAGTACCCCTAAACCAGAATACAAGACATTTACCATG GAAGCGTACTGTCATCCTAACATTCGCCCCGAGACCCCTATTGAGAATGATTATGATTACGACACACGTTATGAG CCTGTAGGCGGCACCATCAGTTCACCACTGGGCTCGCCGCACCTGGTCGGAGACATCATGCCAACTAACACCACAGCGCCTCTCAGTACGCACCACCAGATGCAGTTGCTACGGCAACAGTTggaacaacaacagcagcagaCGCAGGTGTCGATAGCGCAGGTCCATCTTTTGAAGGATCAGCTGGCTGCGGAGACTGCGGCAAGAATTGAGGCACAG GCTCGGACACATCAGTTACTACTCCAGAACCGAGAACTTCTTGAGCACATCAACAACCTCGTGGGCCGATTACAAGATCTTGAACTCAAGGTCAATGGCGTTGTACCTTCTGCTGATATGCTTATCAAGATACCCCCACAG CAGGAGGAAGGTGCGACAGCCGATGTTGTCAAAGATGGACACACCACGATTTCGCGTGTTTATACAAATAAACACCGACGTTCCAAACTGCTG CCATATTTGGAGGAACTAAAGGAGGTCCTGCAACGTCTTAGACAG ATACCAGTCCTTCCTGATCCAACCACGCCCCAGTCCGGGCCCGTCATCATGCCAGAGTACCGCGACATCGAAGCCTCGAATATGACTGCCATACCTGAACAGACCATGTTCGAGAACTCAAACATCAAAGCTGAAACTACGGACTCTCCCGACAGTGGTCACAAGGAAATGTCGTCTGATAGTTTGTCGCTTAGCTGTAATAATCACCAAGACAACGGAAATACGATAAGGAATCAAGATTTCGGTCCATGGCATCGGATGTCCAACGGACACGAATTCATACTCGATAATAATAATCCATTCTCGATGGCACCTGTTCCACGGGCGGCAGAAACCCGCCGAGATTCCCCGCGGAAGGATCGGTTCAAGGTTATAACACCGATACCACAGCAAGATGCGAGTGGTAACCGTTTGGACTTGACTGTTACGCCAAGATTGGATCCGCCGCCCAAATTTAAACGCGAGCGCAGTACATCACGATCACCAAAAACGACTGGTGGCAATGTTTCTGATACGAACTACCGTAATTCATACCAATCGACAAGCAGCCAGGAAAGTCAAGGTCCATTTTACCGTTGTAAAGTGCCGGTCCAGAGATCGGACTCGCATCCTGGTGATCGTGGTGAACATGAGAGAATTGTCCGTAACCATAGCAATAATACCACTGGCAGTACGTCATCTTCAAGCTCCGGTAGCACGTCTCGTACGATAAACAATCTCAGCCATAGCTCGAATAAAAGTAACCAGTTCATCATGCCGCAGACAGACACTTTAAAAGCGAAATTACGCATCAGTTTTTCAGATGATGAAAATGGCAATACGAGTACGGAAGATAACAGTATCGCTCAGGAGCAGCAGCGAAGATCTGGGTCGTATCTCGATGAGTTATCAGCTTCTAGCAGCTAA